In Humulus lupulus chromosome 6, drHumLupu1.1, whole genome shotgun sequence, a single genomic region encodes these proteins:
- the LOC133784717 gene encoding uncharacterized protein LOC133784717: protein MFVKQWIDFYFIDNRSSMASNPIISLLSKEVLTGENLMKWKSNINIVLIGDNSKFVMTKTEPDFPGENASKAMREKYDRWTTANNKAKVYMLASISEMLRKKMEEVENAYDIMEQLQEMFGHKSVQASFEATKKYVNCRMAPGQHVRDHFIKMTNYFQEVELHGATIDEKTQLGITLNSLAPSFLTFTTNYFLNKLDNGMTQLLNEL, encoded by the coding sequence ATGTTTGTCAAACAATGGATTGATTTCTACTTCATTGATAATCGTAGCTCTATGGCCTCCAACCCCATTATCTCTCTTCTGTCCAAGGAGGTGTTAACCGGCGAGAACTTAATGAAATGGAAGTccaatatcaacatagtgttgatcggCGACAACTCAAAATTCGTTATGACTAAAACTGAACCTGATTTTCCCGGAGAGAATGCCTCGAAGGCCATGAGGGAGAAGTATGATCGTTGGACTACTGCCAACAACAAGGCCAAGGTGTACATGCTCGCCAGCATATCAGAAATGCTAAGGAAAAAGATGGAAGAAGTTGAAAATGCTTATGACATCATGGAGCAACTCCAAGAAATGTTTGGGCACAAGTCAGTGCAAGCTAGTTTCGAGGCTACCAAGAAGTATGTGAACTGTAGGATGGCACCTggccaacatgttcgtgatcattttattaagatGACGAACTACTTCCAAGAAGTTGAGttgcatggagcaacaatagatgagaAGACTCAACTTGGAATCACTCTCAACAGCCTTGCACCTAGTTTCCTTACGTTCACCACGAACTATTTTCTTAACAAGTTGGACAATGGAATGACTCAGTTATTGAATGAGCTCTAG